In the genome of Hevea brasiliensis isolate MT/VB/25A 57/8 chromosome 14, ASM3005281v1, whole genome shotgun sequence, the window ACAATGCCATTTAGAGAAAGGGAAATGCAAGAGGTGCAAAGTCCACCGTGCAAAACAATATAGCAACTCTCGAAATtgtgcttaaaatgaattattaaaGCATAAAAAGTATATAAGGTTAGAGGAAAAATTGCTTGAGTTACAGCATAAAAAGTACATAAGCTTGGAAGAAAAAAGTTGTTTGAGTTTGGAAGGCAAAATGGCACCAACTTTTTGGATTGTGCTTGAAAGGAATCATTGAAGAATAAGAAGCACATAAACTTACAGGAAAAATTGATTGAGTTGAAGTATAAAAAGTATATAAACTTGTTGAGAAAAAAATTACTTGAATTTGAAAGGTAAAACGGTAAATTTtagattaaaatattatttttatggaATAGCGTAAGTAAAAGGAGTATAGCATGTAAAGAGGTATATActataagaaatttttttttgcCTATAGCTACTACACGGTGCCTTTTTGAGAAGGCAAATTTTTTTACTCTACCATTTTAACCTCAAAACAACACACATTTACAAAATTGCCACTCAAATTAGCATTATTCATTTTAATTGtggaaaaaattcataatttttaatgtgttttgatttttattgattaatactaatattcatataaaaaaattaatattaattatatatgaaaaaaccACCTTATTTTCCGAGTTTGAGTAAGTTCCTAGCATTCCACCACATGTGATTGATCTCATTTATGTCCAATACATCAATGGGCTTTTGGGCCTAATTTTCTTTTTATGATttgataagttttttttttagtatttacTGTCAGGTATTCATTCTCAGATTTAGTGCTTTAAAATTAAGTCTCTACTTAAATGATTATAAGAGTACATTCTCTCATACTAATGTGAtgcttttaaaataaataatcttataatattccttaacaaattcaaactttaattaataaaaaaaaaaaaaaacctttttccCGTCTCTTCCGCTATTCTCTTGAGTAGGCTTTTTCTTTTGGGACTCTCAGTCTCGTCTTTGCCAGGATCTTCGTTGGCTGTCATCAGGGGTGGAGGAGGGCATTAGACtcttctaaaattttaaaaatttttaagaatttaatgataactaaaaaaaaaaattatttttatattaaattttggtGGATATAAAATCTTGagagttttaaaaattttaagctaatttaataataattttatataaattttattttataattataaaatattatcattattaattatttaattatttaattaatacctaaataagtaatttattaataaattatgctcTCCAAATCAAAATTTTGGCTCCGTCGCTGGCTGTCCCCACCCCTATGGGCGGAGGACAACTCTCCTTTACCGTACCGGCGTGGACATGGGTCGCTCCCTTCTTCTGAGTGAGGTGAATATACTTTTGTGTTTTCCTTTTATTGCAAGCAGTTTTGGTTGACAACGAAAGGGTCTTTGAGGAACCTGGAATGTATATGGATCTCTTGTGCAATGATGGTGGTTTTGTCCTTCTGGGTGGTGGTTCCACTTGCTGGGTATAAAGTTCTATAGGAATCCATTTTAGCGGGTATGGCATCTCTGGGAGCTCTCTCTCTTACTACTGATTAGGCTCCTATCTCTTAAAGAGCTCTACCATACTGCTCCTAAACATGTTAGATTTTAGTCCCTGCTTAAGCAAGAGAAGCCTAATATTATCGTCTGTGCTGGGGATCTGTTTATATAGCCTCACCTGAGCATTGGTTCATCTTTCATCTACTGGTGTGAGGCTTCCCCCGATGTGGAATCTATGGATCCCATTATTCATGGTTTTTGGTTTTTGGTGCCCAGTATGGAGCAATGAGCAGAGCTTTTTAGATTTGGGTTTCTTTTGCCATTGGGTCTTTCTCTATTATGAGCCTGGGCTGGGCTTTagtaggcttttttttttttcatttatgaaATCTATTCTATTTGATCATCCTTTGATAACAAATTATCACCCAAAAAGAAAATAACAAGCCCTCGATCTTTGACCATTAGCACGAAAAACCATCAATTTCAGTGTTAGAAATTAGAAAGTAATTTATATTTCTCAAGAAATGAATTCACCTCAGTGACTAATTCTATAAATTcgtcaaaaataaaatattagcCCATTTTTATCTCATTAATCAATAATTGATTCTTTTATCGAGTGTTTGTTTTACAGTGTAGAATTTCCAAAAGATCAATCTATGATTCTGATATCACTCATATGAAGGCACTTGACTATTAAAAAACAACCtaataatttctaaattaattaaattttgacaAATTTAGTTTTTATACTTAAGGATTCCCAATCTCAGAAATTGTTGCAACCATCttggctcttttttttttttctttttttttttctgcagACGAGCAAATCAAAAGCCAAACTTTCAGAATTTCTGATACATTGTCCATCTGCTGCCAAAGACAGAGCATATTTTGGTCCCATGATTTATGTAGACTTCTTACATCTTCATTGATAAATAAATAAGATCAATGAAATTTACTGCCAACATTAAAGTGGAACGATTTTGATCAAAATCTCCCCAGACAAAAACATCTGAGTAACTACATATCTAATTCTAAGTTGAAACACCAAATTGTTCCTGGGAGTAGAATAGGCCATTGCTGCTGAATCAACTTCCAAGATTTGGTTTGGAAGCTTGATGAAGTGATATTTTAATGGTGTTGCACTGAGAGAATCTTAGCAAGTCCATACACTCCTCAAGATCAGCATCACAGGTCAACAGAACGGGCTCATGATCAATGTCCAAATACTTGAGATCAATTCTGCTGAAATTGTCTATTCTGAAACGCTTAGCAATCTCTTGCTGCAAGTCCCTGAAACCCCAATTCGGCAGGAAGCTGAATCTTACATTTTCTTCTCCAAAAGTGGCTTTGACTCTGAAGATCACCCCATCTCGTAAACCATGGTCAGTACTTTTTGGTAAGTGTGGTAAAGTGTGGGAACGTTGATTCCCATGTAATGTTTTAGGGCTTTGCGAGCTTGTAGGGATCTTTGGTTCTTCCTGATTCAAGGAATGCAGTTCTTCTTTGCTATAAGTTTTCAGTGCCAGGACAGGGTCTTCTATTGCTAAAGAAGATCCAGTGTTCAAGCCGTTGGTGGTGGCAAGGTTCTTTtcttcattggaacagtagatgGTTGAACCAGAATTCTGACTGCACGAAGAGGACTGAGAATTTGAATCTGAGTCTTTGGGGCTGAGCAGGCCACTCTCAGGTTGGGGGTTTACTTTGTTGGAATTTTCACTAATATTGGATAATGAAAAAGGACCTTTCCCTGAAAAATTTGGTGAGTTCAATTCTGGGAAGCTTTTGTAGAAGGAATCGATCTGAATGAGACCCTCTGCACCATGGATGGAGTTAACTACAAGTTGGAGTTTCCTCAACGAGTGATTAACTTTCTTGATTTTTCGAGAAGGCCAGCGGTTGATACCATGTTGCCTGCATATCCTTTTCAGAGTGGTGGGGCAAACTGCAATAGATACAAACTGGGTGAGTACTTGTTGGTCAACTATGCTATAGTATCAAGACCAATTGAAATCAGAAATCAAGCGTCTAAAATGTTTTATGCCTTGTAGAATACCGCATACCATACAATATAAACAAAGTACCCTCTTCTTAAAATTTTTGTAGCACGTTATCAATCATATTACTCAATAGTTCATGTAGATTCAATTTTAGTGACCTATTTCTCACCTCCAATACTCTTAGCAGCATCCTTAAGGCTTCCAGCAAAATACTGTCGAAGAATTTGCAAACTGATAGTCTTCTCTATCTTGGTCTGTCTCTTCTCACCTGGTCTTTTGCTGCTTAATGAGCAACACtgaccgatagaaaaattttctcCACCCTCAACACCATGTTTAAGCATAGAACTTTGCTCAACTTGCCCCAACTCTGAAAAAACATGTTCTTGGTACAAGTCCATCCCATCATTTTCCCAATGAGTTATAACCTTAAACTCTTCTTCAGGTTCTTCTTTTGGACACTCCCATGATATGAAAGCAAATTTGTCCTTTTTCTGAGTATCCCCCCCATGGGGAGTCCAGAATGACTCCTCTTGAGAGGGTACTTTAGAAGAAGAAGACACAAGTTTCTGGAATCCTTCTTTATTATGACTTCCATCTGAAGCTACTATCACTTGCTCATTGACTTCATCATCTAGCTCCTTCTCCAAAATAACATGAAAGCTCTTGCAAGCCTGTGATATGATGATGGACAAAGTATCCCACAAATGCTTTTGTTCTTCAATATCTTTGCAATCCCTAGGCAAGAATAGCTCCAACATAAGTTCAACCAATCCAGTATACCTGTTTTGTAGAGGAATTGCAAGAGCTGCATGCAAATTAAACATCCTAGCATGGTGAGAGAGAGGATAATTTGCTTTGCTAAAGGAGGTTATATCAGTAGCAAACCATTGCTTGTTTGTTGTGAATGCTTTGCCAACTATCCCCTGATCTAGAAAAAGGTATTGCTCGGAGCATGCTTCCTGGAATCCCAGGAGATCACCGTCAGCTACATAGCAAGCAGAATCCACAGTAGCAATACAGTGATCATACTTCTCAGAAAACTGCCAATGTTCATTTTCACCTCGGCGATCACTTAAGGCCCACGTTACAGCTAAAGGCAAACGATGTGTCTTGCAGACAAATTGTAAAATCTCTGATATCTCAGGAATTGAAATTTGGTGGAATTCATTGCAAGCCTGTTGAAAAGGAAGCATCATTGTTATATCATTAATAAATCATAAATCTAGTGTTTATATGATAATGTACATTTACCTTTACACCATGAGGGAAGAAATCTTGTGAACTCTTTAGATCAACAGCCTGTAAACCAGTGGCCTTATTTATATCAGAATATAAGGAAGTTCTTATCATAAGTTATGGGATAGTTGAGTTCTATTATAAAGGAAGCCATAATTGTTGTTGCTTTTGAAAATTCCATTTTTATTTAAAACTTAAAGATCAATGAAAAATAATGCATTGAACAATGTAATGATGACTGAAATGAAGTAAAATGATAGAATTCTTAGGGCATTTGACAAACCAAAACTAACACAAAATGGATACATCTTATAATTATGACATACTATGCAAATCATTGTGTGTATCGAGCATTATCATGGATGAGGAGTATATGTTTGAAAACAAAAATGTCCATATATAAGCTagaattagaaaaagaaaaagagcaaTAAGAACAGACCTTAAGAGCTTTACCAACAATTTCT includes:
- the LOC110651408 gene encoding protein NLP2 isoform X2 — its product is MMNLVENSPPVYPGIEGVETATSLVQSESFALEDGNSGSKWLIDPSYSVKRRLMLAIQYLKEYVEDSDVLIQIWVPTKIGGQNVLTTIGQPYCLNQNYKSLASYRNVSKTFHLTAEESSKESAGLPGRVFLGKLPEWTPDVRFFRSNECPRKSYAKMYNISGCLALPVFEEGNGICLAVVEIVTTTQKISYHLELEIVGKALKAVDLKSSQDFFPHGVKACNEFHQISIPEISEILQFVCKTHRLPLAVTWALSDRRGENEHWQFSEKYDHCIATVDSACYVADGDLLGFQEACSEQYLFLDQGIVGKAFTTNKQWFATDITSFSKANYPLSHHARMFNLHAALAIPLQNRYTGLVELMLELFLPRDCKDIEEQKHLWDTLSIIISQACKSFHVILEKELDDEVNEQVIVASDGSHNKEGFQKLVSSSSKVPSQEESFWTPHGGDTQKKDKFAFISWECPKEEPEEEFKVITHWENDGMDLYQEHVFSELGQVEQSSMLKHGVEGGENFSIGQCCSLSSKRPGEKRQTKIEKTISLQILRQYFAGSLKDAAKSIGVCPTTLKRICRQHGINRWPSRKIKKVNHSLRKLQLVVNSIHGAEGLIQIDSFYKSFPELNSPNFSGKGPFSLSNISENSNKVNPQPESGLLSPKDSDSNSQSSSCSQNSGSTIYCSNEEKNLATTNGLNTGSSLAIEDPVLALKTYSKEELHSLNQEEPKIPTSSQSPKTLHGNQRSHTLPHLPKSTDHGLRDGVIFRVKATFGEENVRFSFLPNWGFRDLQQEIAKRFRIDNFSRIDLKYLDIDHEPVLLTCDADLEECMDLLRFSQCNTIKISLHQASKPNLGS
- the LOC110651408 gene encoding protein NLP2 isoform X1, which produces MDHGACALNSTLWTFSSTTMDLDSMDKPLSQGYGLETTDRVNFLEPEPFISSVLYDSSLYSPFSADSHHQIYQKEMMNLVENSPPVYPGIEGVETATSLVQSESFALEDGNSGSKWLIDPSYSVKRRLMLAIQYLKEYVEDSDVLIQIWVPTKIGGQNVLTTIGQPYCLNQNYKSLASYRNVSKTFHLTAEESSKESAGLPGRVFLGKLPEWTPDVRFFRSNECPRKSYAKMYNISGCLALPVFEEGNGICLAVVEIVTTTQKISYHLELEIVGKALKAVDLKSSQDFFPHGVKACNEFHQISIPEISEILQFVCKTHRLPLAVTWALSDRRGENEHWQFSEKYDHCIATVDSACYVADGDLLGFQEACSEQYLFLDQGIVGKAFTTNKQWFATDITSFSKANYPLSHHARMFNLHAALAIPLQNRYTGLVELMLELFLPRDCKDIEEQKHLWDTLSIIISQACKSFHVILEKELDDEVNEQVIVASDGSHNKEGFQKLVSSSSKVPSQEESFWTPHGGDTQKKDKFAFISWECPKEEPEEEFKVITHWENDGMDLYQEHVFSELGQVEQSSMLKHGVEGGENFSIGQCCSLSSKRPGEKRQTKIEKTISLQILRQYFAGSLKDAAKSIGVCPTTLKRICRQHGINRWPSRKIKKVNHSLRKLQLVVNSIHGAEGLIQIDSFYKSFPELNSPNFSGKGPFSLSNISENSNKVNPQPESGLLSPKDSDSNSQSSSCSQNSGSTIYCSNEEKNLATTNGLNTGSSLAIEDPVLALKTYSKEELHSLNQEEPKIPTSSQSPKTLHGNQRSHTLPHLPKSTDHGLRDGVIFRVKATFGEENVRFSFLPNWGFRDLQQEIAKRFRIDNFSRIDLKYLDIDHEPVLLTCDADLEECMDLLRFSQCNTIKISLHQASKPNLGS